Proteins from a genomic interval of Asterias rubens chromosome 16, eAstRub1.3, whole genome shotgun sequence:
- the LOC117301099 gene encoding DNA endonuclease RBBP8-like, giving the protein METEEDLTSLDAYTESPEIISVPSCSSSLSTSTISSQDKPEMLMSLLLQIQQFHTAETQKLHEKNNKWKTKCIKLAEVANTNANAAKRYYKHNKRLVIKVNELEHQLKALQSQSHLVGFRSENAKQAHPPIKGAELSNKPSNQETVLRNHDLQHEAQSIVSSKPLSKLTSKKLRKKVRYSEISSDAMRTKQSSEATAHAVPEMAKIGPFDRQKLNNIQVIGTPQVAHILAPDTCPSPTIPSPSRQMNPSSGATPSVHDKTNPSTVRPVPWIEETGHAFTIPETLGMAVGDVTTSVIDLTEENLCAPAYESTPVWEKRNISSVLESSKNRGEDRFIQDLSMKKLFPETPDGKKLLVTTIPRSESQFPVDLYNTQVKSPTFCGGESLLTTPEIADSSTGHRNKVTVCKNEPVPFRGDNYDLCNQDETCESEDSILLLGQRAMVSATKTGDSQVVSRSKSDQDDQREEIVTSQNSKKKSAEVRNETTSAKDFLTSTFKKKKRYHPEDSSDSFGEETVLPDASELGKENSPEGLDDLSSRTSPNLFSGEKQGEKDLNCLEKSAVTKEKVIGQKSLRQSKLSKSMFKASVNRPLSLLQKYNGGDAAGTNIESQLDTYLNQAIKLSLVEQKKSAHSDTERTNKSGFKRRRVEGAVSPSKDASVGFKIPSIPHQKKQRQLVSPMPNREHLPHSLEFTSTPQDLNGSIDPLMDLTRLESDGALSPGEMDLSREEGYPRSGRGDYPGQEAEFEGDEGNDSCVDLFQEDGEDYEDEEVIDEEAVEGVEMEEEEGEEEEEEEAGDEGVDEDSGEEMDRSVDRLDVTGYINNFDKVPEKNEQPNFKYTEVVRKRDERQKLKGFGCKECDRFYGNLKLTDAEREVRMKECSRHRAQFSPPNTPDHYWSIGFPDTQTCIQRGYINEGGNSPDRRVRKKNKYKVKRILGKEVEEDDNEMDG; this is encoded by the exons ATGGAAACTGAAGAAGACTTAACGTCACTTGATGCTTATACAGAAAGTCCAGAGATTATTTCGGTTCCGTCATGTTCCTCAAGCTTGTCGACCTCAACGATCTCGTCACAAGACAAGCCAGAGATGTTAATGTCACTTCTACTGCAAATACAACAGTTTCATACTGCAGAGACGCAAA AGcttcatgaaaaaaacaacaaatggaaGACAAAATGTATAAAACTGGCTGAGGTTGCAAACAC CAATGCTAATGCAGCAAAGAGGTACTATAAGCACAACAAGCGCCTTGTGATAAAAGTCAATGAACTGGAACATCAGCTGAAAGCTCTCCAGAGTCAAAG TCATTTAGTGGGCTTCCGATCTGAGAATGCAAAGCAGGCACATCCACCAATTAAAG GTGCAGAATTATCAAATAAACCTAGCAATCAGGAGACAGTTCTTCGAAACCATGACCTCCAACATGAAGCCCAGTCTATAGTTTCCTCAAAGCCACTCAGCAAGCTCACCTCAAAGAAATTGCGCAAGAAAGTCAGATATTCTGAAATTTCATCCGATGCGATGCGTACAAAACAATCAAGTGAAGCAACTGCTCACGCTGTTCCAGAAATGGCTAAGATTGGACCATTTGATCGTCAAAAGCTCAATAATATTCAAGTAATCGGAACACCCCAAGTTGCTCACATTTTAGCACCAGACACATGTCCATCACCAACAATACCTTCACCTTCACGCCAGATGAATCCAAGTTCGGGGGCCACTCCATCTGTTCATGATAAAACCAACCCTTCAACTGTTAGACCTGTGCCATGGATTGAAGAAACTGGTCATGCATTTACCATACCCGAGACCTTAGGAATGGCTGTCGGTGACGTAACTACCTCAGTTATAGACTTGACTGAGGAAAACCTGTGTGCACCAGCCTATGAAAGCACTCCTGTTTGGGAAAAGCGAAATATTTCTTCCGTTTTAGAATCTTCAAAGAACCGAGGAGAAGATCGGTTCATTCAGGATCTATCCATGAAGAAGCTGTTTCCAGAGACTCCTGATGGAAAGAAGCTCCTTGTAACCACAATACCAAGATCAGAGTCTCAGTTCCCTGTCGATTTGTACAACACCCAGGTTAAATCACCAACCTTCTGTGGTGGAGAGAGTTTGTTGACCACCCCCGAAATCGCAGATAGTAGCACCGGGCACAGGAACAAGGTTACTGTTTGTAAGAACGAACCAGTACCATTTAGGGGTGATAATTATGATTTGTGTAACCAGGATGAAACTTGTGAATCAGAAGACTCAATTCTGCTCCTAGGTCAAAGAGCAATGGTTTCAGCAACAAAAACAGGTGATTCGCAGGTGGTAAGTAGATCTAAATCAGACCAAGACGATCAAAGAGAAGAGATTGTAACGTCTCAAAATTCGAAAAAGAAAAGTGCTGAGGTTCGAAATGAAACTACATCAGCTAAAGATTTCTTAACATCAActttcaaaaaaaagaaaagatacCATCCTGAAGACTCATCAGACTCATTTGGTGAGGAAACTGTTCTCCCGGACGCATCAGAGCTTGGTAAGGAAAACAGTCCTGAAGGCCTTGATGACTTGAGTAGTCGTACATCTCCAAATCTATTCAGTGGTGAAAAGCAAGGAGAGAAGGACTTGAACTGTCTGGAAAAGAGCGCAGTGACGAAGGAAAAAGTGATTGGACAGAAATCTCTGAGACAGAGTAAGCTTAGTAAAAGTATGTTCAAAGCTAGTGTGAACAGACCTTTAAGTCTCTTGCAAAAATACAATGGTGGCGACGCTGCAGGCACCAACATAGAGTCTCAGTTGGACACGTACTTAAATCAGGCCATCAAACTTTCATTAGTTGAGCAGAAGAAGTCTGCGCACAGTGATACGGAAAGAACTAACAAATCGGGTTTTAAGAGGAGGAGGGTAGAAGGTGCAGTATCACCGTCCAAGGACGCATCTGTAGGATTCAAGATTCCGAGCATACCACATCAAAAGAAACAGAGGCAATTGGTTAGTCCTATGCCAAACAGAGAGCATTTGCCTCACAGCTTAGAATTTACAAGCACACCGCAGGATTTGAACGGATCAATCGATCCTCTCATGGACCTGACCAGGTTGGAAAGCGACGGGGCATTATCACCCGGCGAGATGGATCTCAGCAGGGAGGAGGGATACCCCAGGAGTGGTAGGGGCGACTATCCGGGTCAAGAGGCTGAGTTTGAAGGTGATGAAGGGAACGATAGCTGTGTGGATCTGTTTCAGGAAGATGGAGAAGATTATGAGGATGAGGAAGTGATAGATGAGGAGGCAGTAGAAGGGGTGGAAATGGAGGAGGAGGaaggggaggaggaggaggaggaggaggcagGGGATGAGGGCGTTGATGAGGACAGTGGTGAGGAAATGGACAGATCTGTGGACAGACTCGACGTAACGGGATACATCAACAATTTTGACAA AGTACCTGAGAAGAATGAGCAGCCGAACTTCAAGTACACCGAGGTAGTGCGTAAACGAGATGAGCGACAGAAACTCAAGGGATTCGGCTGCAAGGAATGTGATAGA TTTTACGGGAATTTGAAGCTGACCGATGCTGAGAGGGAGGTGAGAATGAAGGAATGTTCCAGACACAGAGCTCAGTTCAGTCCACCAAACACTCCGGACCACTACTGGTCCATTGGATTCCCAGACACTCAGACATGTATACAGAGAG GTTACATTAATGAGGGTGGAAATAGTCCAGATAGGCGGGTACGAAAGAAGAACAAGTACAAGGTGAAGAGAATCCTTGGGAAAGAGGTTGAAGAGGATGACAATGAGATGGATGGATAG